From the Psychrobacillus sp. FSL K6-4046 genome, one window contains:
- a CDS encoding anti-sigma regulatory factor — protein sequence MNMKSSVHIISEWDIVAARQLGRNEAKDAGFGTVDQARITTAISELARNIYLYAGKGNIEIKQIVEGNQKGILIIAADEGPGIADVRKVMEDGYTTSGGLGAGLPGVKRLMDDFKIETAVGDGTTIIATKWLR from the coding sequence ATGAATATGAAGTCTTCTGTTCACATTATAAGTGAGTGGGATATAGTAGCGGCAAGGCAACTGGGGAGAAACGAAGCAAAAGATGCTGGTTTTGGAACAGTTGACCAAGCTAGAATTACCACCGCTATTAGCGAGCTCGCTCGAAATATATATTTATACGCTGGAAAAGGAAATATTGAGATCAAACAAATTGTAGAAGGTAATCAAAAAGGGATTTTGATTATTGCTGCTGATGAAGGACCTGGTATTGCTGATGTCCGTAAAGTTATGGAAGATGGATATACCACTTCAGGAGGCTTGGGAGCAGGGTTACCAGGGGTGAAACGACTAATGGACGATTTTAAAATCGAAACTGCAGTTGGAGATGGGACAACAATTATTGCCACTAAGTGGTTAAGGTAG
- a CDS encoding STAS domain-containing protein — MMTRIPILKLRDCLIVSIQWELDDQTALSFQEDLLDKLHTTAARGVVLDLTPIDFIDSFIAKVLGDVINMSGLMGAKVVITGIQPAVAITLIELGIRLENVVTALDLENGLEKLERELED, encoded by the coding sequence ATGATGACGCGGATTCCAATTTTGAAGTTAAGGGATTGTTTAATTGTATCCATACAATGGGAGCTAGATGATCAAACTGCTTTGTCATTTCAAGAGGATTTATTGGACAAGCTGCATACGACAGCTGCTAGGGGAGTAGTTTTAGATTTAACACCGATAGACTTTATTGATTCTTTTATCGCTAAAGTCCTTGGAGACGTCATTAATATGTCAGGTCTAATGGGAGCTAAAGTAGTGATAACGGGAATACAACCGGCCGTTGCAATCACATTAATCGAGTTAGGAATTAGACTTGAGAATGTAGTAACTGCTTTAGACTTAGAAAATGGATTGGAAAAACTTGAACGAGAATTGGAGGACTAA
- a CDS encoding STAS domain-containing protein: MNKQIATYIRDNIDIILEKWKVKMEDEKDDRFFQIMSDQVIDHTAREFGELMISSLTEDQEIYTGKLNDFSVQIVRYGWSISFVLKSLTNFTEVIYEDMESAGHLNENNYKSYRSILNNWLTPLTHTIVEAYSIVWEKTVNLQKIALQELSASLIPVFEKISVMPLVGTIDTERAKLIMENLLQGVVKHRAEVVLLDITGVPVVDTMVAHHIIQAADAVRLVGAKCFLVGIRPEIAQTIVTLGINLNDFTTTSTLQRGVEQALALTNRAIVEVKS; the protein is encoded by the coding sequence ATGAATAAACAAATTGCTACATACATTCGCGATAATATCGATATAATATTGGAAAAATGGAAAGTTAAGATGGAAGACGAAAAAGATGACCGTTTTTTTCAAATTATGTCAGATCAAGTTATTGACCATACTGCACGCGAATTTGGGGAATTAATGATATCGAGTCTTACTGAAGATCAGGAAATTTATACAGGGAAGCTAAACGACTTTTCCGTACAAATTGTGCGCTACGGATGGTCCATATCTTTTGTTTTAAAATCATTGACTAACTTTACAGAAGTTATCTATGAAGATATGGAAAGTGCCGGACATTTAAATGAAAATAATTATAAATCTTATCGCTCTATTTTGAACAATTGGCTTACGCCTCTTACTCATACAATTGTAGAAGCTTACTCTATTGTGTGGGAAAAAACAGTTAACCTACAAAAGATAGCACTGCAGGAACTTTCAGCCTCTCTTATTCCTGTGTTTGAGAAAATCTCAGTGATGCCATTGGTTGGAACAATTGACACTGAGCGTGCAAAGCTTATAATGGAAAACTTACTGCAAGGAGTAGTGAAGCATCGTGCAGAAGTAGTGTTATTGGATATTACAGGAGTTCCAGTAGTAGACACGATGGTCGCTCATCATATTATTCAGGCTGCCGATGCAGTTCGTTTAGTAGGGGCAAAGTGTTTCTTAGTGGGAATTCGCCCAGAGATTGCTCAAACAATTGTAACGCTTGGTATTAATTTAAATGATTTTACAACAACAAGTACTTTGCAACGTGGAGTGGAACAAGCATTGGCACTAACAAATAGAGCGATAGTTGAGGTGAAATCATAA
- a CDS encoding type II toxin-antitoxin system PemK/MazF family toxin — MIVKRGDVFFADLSPVVGSEQGGTRPVLVIQNDIGNRFSPTVIVAAITAQIQKAKLPTHVEINAKEYDFERDSVILLEQLRTIDKSRLTDKITHLDEDVMEEVDHALGISLGIVKF, encoded by the coding sequence TTGATCGTAAAACGTGGGGACGTTTTTTTTGCAGATTTATCACCAGTAGTCGGGTCTGAGCAAGGTGGAACCAGACCCGTATTGGTGATACAAAATGATATCGGGAATCGGTTTAGTCCGACTGTAATTGTGGCAGCAATCACCGCTCAGATTCAAAAAGCGAAATTGCCAACACATGTAGAAATCAATGCAAAAGAGTATGATTTTGAACGTGATTCAGTTATATTATTAGAACAATTACGAACTATTGATAAGTCGAGGCTTACAGATAAAATTACACATTTAGATGAAGATGTAATGGAAGAAGTCGATCATGCACTAGGCATCAGTTTAGGAATCGTAAAATTTTAA
- a CDS encoding transcriptional regulator: MQMGNEEKQATQSLPGRESVARVHANEYIKKGQANLIREAMMKGYVEMSHINLSICTECLHAEYEAQHTTERLVSGG, from the coding sequence ATGCAAATGGGTAATGAGGAAAAGCAAGCTACACAATCATTACCAGGTAGGGAAAGCGTTGCTCGTGTACATGCAAATGAATATATAAAGAAAGGCCAGGCAAATCTTATAAGAGAAGCTATGATGAAAGGCTATGTTGAGATGTCTCATATTAACTTATCCATATGTACAGAGTGTCTACATGCGGAATATGAAGCCCAACATACGACAGAGCGACTCGTAAGTGGAGGATGA
- the alr gene encoding alanine racemase, with protein sequence MSQKLYRPTFIEIDLLAIQTNIERLKETLPSSTQIIAVVKANAYGHGDIEVAQAALQSGASMLAVATPEEALHLRGAGIKAEILVLGAAPPSFLPEANAQNITLTAYSCEWIYATKEFKSNVKIHIKIDSGMGRIGFSNKEELKEALAFIKESSSLEITGAYTHFATADDEDTEYFNKQVKKFNSFLGLFEQKPAMIHASNSAAALQHPSQSWDAVRFGISMYGIAPSPFLNNHLPFPLEKPLSLYTEIIHVKKVNEGDSIGYGASYTAKTEEWIGTLPIGYADGLLRKLHTEHVLVKGKRMPFVGKICMDQCMIRLDGPTKVGEKVVLIGKQGDEEIEVEEWAKTLQTIPYEVCCTLSTRIPRIYRK encoded by the coding sequence ATGTCACAAAAGCTATATAGACCAACTTTTATAGAAATAGATTTACTAGCAATACAAACTAATATAGAGCGGTTAAAAGAGACTTTACCATCTTCCACTCAAATAATTGCAGTAGTAAAAGCAAATGCATATGGACATGGAGACATTGAGGTGGCACAAGCTGCTCTTCAATCAGGTGCTTCTATGCTTGCTGTAGCCACTCCCGAGGAAGCATTACATCTAAGAGGAGCTGGCATAAAAGCTGAGATTCTTGTTTTGGGAGCTGCGCCACCTTCTTTTTTACCGGAGGCTAATGCCCAGAATATTACTCTTACAGCTTATTCATGTGAATGGATTTATGCTACAAAAGAGTTTAAAAGTAATGTGAAGATCCATATTAAAATAGATAGTGGTATGGGAAGAATAGGATTCTCAAATAAAGAAGAACTGAAAGAAGCTTTAGCTTTTATAAAGGAATCTAGTAGCTTAGAAATTACGGGTGCTTATACCCACTTTGCTACTGCAGACGATGAGGATACCGAGTATTTTAATAAGCAAGTCAAAAAATTTAACTCCTTTTTAGGGTTATTTGAACAAAAGCCTGCTATGATTCACGCTTCCAATAGTGCTGCTGCACTGCAACATCCTAGTCAAAGCTGGGATGCAGTCCGTTTCGGTATATCTATGTATGGAATAGCTCCTTCACCATTTTTGAATAATCATCTTCCTTTCCCTTTGGAAAAGCCTCTTTCTTTGTATACAGAAATAATACATGTAAAGAAGGTTAATGAGGGAGACTCAATAGGATATGGTGCGTCCTATACAGCTAAAACCGAAGAATGGATTGGCACATTACCAATTGGCTATGCGGATGGGCTACTTAGAAAACTCCATACAGAGCATGTGTTAGTTAAAGGGAAAAGAATGCCGTTCGTCGGAAAGATTTGTATGGATCAATGTATGATACGTCTAGATGGCCCAACGAAAGTCGGAGAAAAAGTTGTCTTAATAGGAAAACAAGGAGACGAGGAAATCGAGGTTGAAGAATGGGCAAAAACGCTTCAAACGATTCCATATGAAGTATGCTGTACCTTATCTACTAGAATACCTAGAATTTATCGCAAGTAA
- a CDS encoding outer-membrane lipoprotein carrier protein LolA, which translates to MKSLVARLVVLFAMILVLSACGAESKEDVVKKLSNKWSDAKGYELTAEMSILTGAEPRVYDVEVWHTKPDFYRVKVSDANAENTQMIVRNAEGVFVVTPALNKTYKFQSKWPSENSQAYLIGSLAEDIKKDKAATFKEEGNKYVFEAKTTNNHKNMLPTQKIYIDKKTMLPTDVSILNENQEEQIHIKFDKVSLGKTRAAGDYKIEQTPAAQAEGNTVEASAELENRDFETHYPVIKWEDTHLMEEKVIQLENQKRVVLTFSGGDKDFTVIQQLSDASMPSTIPVFAPGDPVDLGVAIGAVTDQSISWEQDGMSFFIASSSLTKEEMIEVAASMTVTELK; encoded by the coding sequence TTGAAGAGCCTAGTGGCTAGACTGGTAGTTTTATTTGCAATGATTCTGGTACTATCTGCATGTGGAGCTGAATCGAAGGAAGACGTAGTAAAGAAATTGAGCAACAAATGGAGTGACGCAAAGGGATATGAACTAACTGCAGAAATGAGTATTCTAACAGGTGCAGAGCCAAGAGTTTATGATGTGGAAGTTTGGCATACTAAACCAGACTTTTATCGTGTTAAAGTTTCTGATGCAAATGCAGAAAACACACAAATGATTGTTCGTAATGCAGAAGGTGTTTTCGTCGTTACACCTGCCCTTAACAAAACTTACAAATTCCAAAGTAAGTGGCCTTCAGAAAATAGCCAAGCGTATTTAATTGGCTCGTTAGCAGAGGACATTAAGAAAGACAAAGCTGCTACATTTAAAGAAGAAGGAAATAAATATGTATTTGAAGCTAAAACTACTAATAATCACAAAAATATGCTTCCGACTCAAAAAATCTATATCGACAAAAAGACGATGTTACCAACAGACGTTTCGATATTAAATGAAAATCAAGAGGAACAGATTCATATCAAGTTTGATAAAGTCTCTTTAGGAAAAACACGAGCTGCTGGAGACTATAAAATTGAACAAACACCTGCTGCTCAGGCTGAAGGAAATACAGTCGAGGCATCAGCTGAGTTAGAAAATAGAGACTTTGAAACGCACTACCCAGTTATTAAATGGGAAGATACTCATCTAATGGAAGAGAAGGTTATACAATTAGAAAATCAAAAACGAGTAGTGCTGACTTTTAGTGGAGGAGACAAGGATTTTACAGTCATCCAACAATTGAGCGATGCCTCAATGCCGTCTACTATTCCGGTGTTTGCGCCTGGTGATCCAGTTGATTTAGGTGTGGCAATAGGAGCAGTTACAGATCAATCTATTAGCTGGGAACAAGATGGGATGTCGTTCTTTATTGCCTCCTCTTCACTAACTAAAGAGGAAATGATAGAGGTAGCAGCTTCGATGACAGTTACTGAATTAAAGTGA
- the acpS gene encoding holo-ACP synthase — MITGIGLDITEIKKIESILTKTSKFVTRVLTKKEKEIMETLSGARQLEFLAGRFAAKEAFSKAIGTGIGKQCSFQDIEILKESSGKPILYFKEKPINGFVSITHTKDYAAAQVILQS; from the coding sequence ATGATAACTGGTATTGGTTTAGACATAACTGAAATAAAAAAAATAGAATCCATTTTAACTAAAACTTCAAAGTTTGTTACGCGTGTTTTAACAAAAAAAGAAAAAGAAATTATGGAGACTTTATCAGGTGCTCGGCAATTAGAATTTTTAGCTGGAAGATTTGCAGCTAAAGAAGCATTCTCTAAGGCAATAGGCACCGGTATTGGGAAGCAATGTAGCTTTCAAGATATAGAAATTTTAAAAGAAAGTTCTGGGAAACCTATATTATATTTTAAGGAAAAGCCTATAAATGGCTTTGTTTCTATCACTCACACAAAAGATTATGCTGCTGCACAAGTAATTCTTCAATCATAA
- a CDS encoding rhomboid family intramembrane serine protease codes for MFSRRESFKQYIKLYPIVSTLLAINIFIFLLTIIPVYGIYLRYMGMGVNLLIAEGEYWRLITSMFLHAGFAHLLFNMFSLYIFGPELEQLTGKARFLTIYFLSGFMGNVATYLIHDWNYAGLGASGAIYGILGAFAALVYYTKHLLPQLRQIIIPIIVIGVILSFLQPNVGVTAHLGGLITGFILGMIFFHPKRIASWKKKKNPYRVVK; via the coding sequence ATGTTCTCCAGAAGAGAAAGCTTTAAACAATACATAAAATTATATCCGATTGTTTCTACCTTATTAGCCATCAATATTTTTATCTTCCTATTAACTATTATACCGGTTTATGGAATCTATTTGCGGTATATGGGGATGGGGGTTAACCTACTCATTGCAGAGGGTGAATATTGGAGATTAATCACTTCCATGTTCTTGCATGCAGGATTTGCTCACTTACTATTTAATATGTTCTCTTTATACATCTTCGGTCCAGAGTTGGAACAGCTTACTGGTAAAGCTAGGTTCTTAACCATCTACTTCCTATCAGGCTTCATGGGTAATGTAGCAACTTATTTGATTCATGACTGGAATTACGCTGGCCTTGGAGCTAGTGGAGCAATATACGGAATTTTAGGTGCTTTTGCTGCGTTAGTTTATTACACGAAACACTTATTACCCCAGCTCAGACAGATTATCATACCTATCATCGTAATTGGTGTCATTCTATCATTCCTACAACCGAATGTAGGGGTGACCGCTCATCTTGGCGGTCTAATCACAGGATTTATACTTGGAATGATCTTTTTTCATCCTAAACGAATTGCTTCCTGGAAGAAAAAGAAGAATCCATACAGAGTGGTTAAGTAA
- a CDS encoding PH domain-containing protein, whose protein sequence is MSKEKYRLHPISAVINFVKVLKEMILPLIVLVLVNGFGDDANFWSGLFTYGIYGVLLLFMLISGIIKWRRFRYWFEDGELRIEYGLFVKKKRYIPFERIQSLDYTEGIFHRPFGLVKVKVETAGGGPTKEADAELTAIRKEAAEQIKKEIMLAKGQNVPIIEDDLEVEETIIEEKKPIFRMSTKDLLVLASTSGGVGVFFSGLAVFASQFSEFIPYETIYNEIMIFIKFGVLMVVLVIFAVLLMAWIVSVLLTFINYYDFTIKIEDDEIIITRGLLEKKKITIPLTRIQGIRLVENPLRQLTGYATVTVDSAGGSMAEKDETIRLLPLIKKAEIYPILEEIFPDFQMQPNFQRVPSKSRKFFYRLDLLWILPIAATVIYFFYPYGLLSLLLIPASFGLGLWQKRTAGFYIEETQLVAQYRLFSRVTVWMEKRRIQSMTARTTYFQKKSDVSSVVVTIKSGVGGAETVIPHIEKEHSENLLSWYEPIRKPKIDIEQEME, encoded by the coding sequence ATGTCTAAAGAAAAGTATAGACTTCACCCAATTTCTGCCGTTATAAATTTTGTGAAAGTCTTAAAGGAAATGATTCTACCGTTAATCGTTCTAGTGTTAGTCAATGGTTTTGGAGACGATGCAAACTTTTGGTCTGGACTTTTCACTTACGGCATTTACGGAGTACTGCTTTTGTTCATGCTAATCAGTGGAATTATTAAATGGAGAAGATTTCGCTATTGGTTTGAAGATGGGGAGCTGCGAATAGAGTATGGTCTTTTTGTAAAGAAAAAGCGATATATCCCTTTTGAACGTATTCAGAGTCTTGACTATACGGAAGGTATATTCCATCGACCATTTGGATTGGTAAAAGTAAAGGTGGAAACAGCAGGTGGAGGTCCTACAAAAGAGGCTGACGCTGAGCTTACTGCTATTAGGAAAGAAGCCGCCGAGCAAATAAAGAAAGAAATCATGCTCGCTAAAGGTCAAAATGTACCTATTATAGAAGATGATTTAGAGGTTGAAGAGACAATTATAGAAGAAAAGAAGCCAATTTTCCGAATGTCCACAAAGGATCTTCTCGTACTAGCGAGCACTTCAGGTGGTGTAGGAGTATTCTTTTCAGGTCTTGCAGTATTTGCATCCCAGTTCTCAGAGTTTATACCCTATGAAACTATTTATAACGAAATTATGATTTTCATCAAATTTGGAGTGCTTATGGTAGTCTTAGTAATCTTCGCTGTTTTACTTATGGCTTGGATTGTTTCAGTTCTGTTAACCTTTATCAACTATTATGATTTTACAATAAAGATAGAGGATGACGAGATTATTATTACTAGAGGACTTTTAGAGAAAAAGAAAATTACAATTCCTTTAACTCGGATACAAGGGATCCGATTAGTAGAAAACCCTCTTCGTCAGCTTACTGGATATGCTACGGTAACGGTAGATAGTGCAGGAGGGTCAATGGCAGAAAAAGATGAAACCATTCGTTTATTGCCATTAATAAAGAAAGCAGAGATTTATCCAATCTTAGAAGAAATTTTCCCTGATTTTCAAATGCAACCTAACTTTCAAAGAGTGCCAAGTAAATCTCGAAAATTCTTCTATCGCTTAGATTTGCTGTGGATTTTACCTATAGCTGCCACAGTTATTTACTTCTTTTATCCATATGGATTATTATCACTTCTACTAATCCCCGCAAGCTTTGGATTAGGCTTGTGGCAGAAGAGAACAGCTGGTTTTTATATAGAAGAGACACAGTTAGTTGCCCAATATCGATTATTTAGTAGAGTGACTGTTTGGATGGAGAAAAGAAGGATTCAATCGATGACAGCTCGTACTACGTACTTTCAGAAGAAATCAGACGTTTCTTCTGTAGTAGTAACTATAAAATCAGGGGTTGGCGGGGCAGAAACAGTGATTCCTCATATCGAGAAGGAACATTCTGAAAACCTATTAAGCTGGTATGAGCCAATACGAAAGCCTAAAATAGATATAGAACAAGAGATGGAATGA
- a CDS encoding PH domain-containing protein produces the protein MRKEPINRISVKGLRVWRIYGIIQTLIVLLLGIGTGVINYFTGNYIWLYIVAGAVVLLFGYLFIYLFPKVRWSRWRYEVRDQEIELQHGLFVVKRTLVPMVRVQHVDTEQGPILRKYDLSSITISTAATSHTIPALITEEADELRGRISVLARVAEEDV, from the coding sequence ATGAGAAAAGAACCAATTAATCGAATATCCGTAAAAGGTTTAAGAGTGTGGAGAATTTATGGCATCATACAAACCCTAATTGTTTTGTTATTAGGCATTGGTACAGGAGTAATCAATTATTTTACGGGAAACTACATATGGTTATACATAGTGGCAGGAGCAGTAGTATTGCTATTTGGATATTTATTCATTTATTTATTTCCAAAGGTAAGATGGAGCAGATGGAGATACGAGGTAAGGGATCAGGAAATAGAACTACAGCATGGTCTATTTGTTGTGAAGAGAACGCTAGTCCCAATGGTTAGAGTGCAACATGTAGACACAGAGCAAGGACCGATTTTACGTAAGTATGATTTGTCGTCTATTACTATCTCAACGGCTGCTACCAGCCACACAATTCCCGCATTAATAACAGAAGAGGCGGATGAGCTACGAGGAAGAATTTCGGTGCTAGCAAGGGTGGCGGAAGAAGATGTCTAA
- a CDS encoding DEAD/DEAH box helicase, with translation MTNFSELNISASTLKSVQRMGFEEATPIQEGTITHAMEGRDIIGQAQTGTGKTAAFGIPMIEKVDPKNPNIQALIIAPTRELAIQVSEELYKLGYDKKVRLLSVYGGQEIGRQIRALKNKPQVIVGTPGRILDHINRRTLKLDQVETLILDEADEMLNMGFIDDINTILESVPDNRQTLLFSATMPGPIRKIADKFMKDPVEVKIKSKEMTVENIEQFYVKATEREKFDFLSRILNVHQPELAIIFGRTKRRVDELSNALSIRGYLAEGIHGDLSQAKRMSVLKQFKSNKIDILVATDVAARGLDISGVTHVYNFDIPQDPESYVHRIGRTGRAGKSGIAVTFVTPREMGYLRIVEDTTKKRMTALRPPSSDEALVGQQRVAIEALTEIINKNDLGDYRTLAAEMLEKHEAVDVVAAAIKSMTKEPDDSPISLSEERPLPARRERSGGGGYKGNRSSGGGGRSSSSRGGSDRGSSRSGSGSRPSGRRSSGPRDGSTQRSTRTRTPRNEG, from the coding sequence TTGACAAATTTTTCAGAATTAAATATTAGCGCTTCTACACTAAAATCCGTACAACGAATGGGATTTGAAGAAGCAACACCAATCCAAGAAGGTACTATCACTCATGCTATGGAAGGCCGCGATATTATTGGCCAAGCACAAACAGGTACTGGTAAAACTGCCGCTTTCGGTATTCCAATGATTGAAAAGGTTGATCCTAAAAACCCTAACATTCAAGCTTTAATTATTGCTCCAACTCGTGAGCTTGCAATTCAAGTTTCTGAAGAGCTTTATAAATTAGGCTATGATAAAAAAGTTCGTTTACTTTCTGTTTACGGAGGACAAGAAATTGGCCGTCAAATCCGTGCGCTTAAAAACAAGCCACAAGTAATCGTTGGTACACCTGGTCGTATTCTTGACCATATTAACCGTCGTACTTTAAAGCTTGACCAAGTGGAAACATTAATCTTGGACGAAGCGGATGAAATGTTAAACATGGGCTTCATTGATGATATCAATACAATTTTAGAAAGTGTTCCAGACAATCGTCAAACATTATTGTTCTCAGCTACTATGCCGGGACCAATTCGTAAAATTGCTGATAAATTCATGAAAGATCCAGTTGAAGTTAAGATCAAATCAAAAGAAATGACTGTTGAAAATATTGAACAGTTCTATGTAAAAGCTACTGAGCGTGAAAAATTCGATTTCCTTTCAAGAATATTGAATGTACACCAACCAGAGCTTGCAATTATCTTTGGACGTACTAAACGTCGCGTAGACGAGCTTTCAAATGCCCTAAGCATCCGTGGTTACTTAGCAGAAGGAATTCATGGAGACTTAAGCCAGGCGAAGCGTATGTCTGTATTAAAACAGTTCAAATCAAATAAAATTGATATTCTTGTTGCAACTGATGTAGCTGCTCGTGGATTAGATATCTCAGGCGTTACTCACGTTTATAACTTTGATATTCCACAAGATCCAGAAAGCTATGTTCACCGTATCGGTCGTACAGGACGTGCTGGTAAAAGTGGTATTGCGGTAACATTTGTTACTCCAAGAGAAATGGGCTACCTTCGTATTGTTGAAGACACTACGAAAAAACGTATGACAGCTCTTCGTCCACCAAGCTCAGATGAAGCATTAGTAGGGCAACAACGTGTAGCGATTGAAGCTCTTACTGAAATTATTAACAAAAATGATTTAGGTGACTACCGTACACTTGCTGCAGAAATGCTTGAAAAGCATGAAGCAGTTGACGTGGTTGCAGCAGCAATCAAGTCAATGACGAAAGAGCCAGACGATTCACCAATCTCACTTTCAGAAGAACGTCCATTACCAGCTCGTAGAGAGCGTAGTGGCGGCGGCGGATACAAAGGTAACCGTAGCAGCGGCGGTGGCGGACGTAGTTCTTCATCACGTGGAGGAAGCGATCGCGGATCTTCTCGTTCAGGAAGCGGTTCACGTCCAAGCGGTCGTCGTAGCAGCGGTCCACGTGACGGTTCTACACAACGTAGCACAAGAACTCGTACACCACGTAACGAAGGCTAA
- a CDS encoding alpha/beta fold hydrolase, giving the protein MKTGVLCLHGFTGGPYEVQPYVDYLEVNTDWKIVVPTLPGHGETLELKNLTAESWMMAAEQALRLLQKEVDRVFVVGFSMGGIIAIYLALRYKIERLVLLSAAAKYINPTQLLHDIGDVAKKIVEGKAEENTLFQIYSNKLRATPIQAALEFVRVVKMVEPYYEQITIPVCLVQGKKDGIVPFTTAPFLFDHIRSTNKQLIFSESGKHHICYSDDCQEWFPQALTFLREEM; this is encoded by the coding sequence ATGAAAACAGGAGTACTTTGCTTACATGGTTTTACTGGGGGTCCATATGAAGTCCAACCTTATGTGGATTATCTAGAAGTAAATACTGACTGGAAAATTGTAGTTCCTACCTTACCTGGCCATGGGGAAACACTGGAGTTAAAAAACCTAACAGCCGAATCATGGATGATGGCAGCGGAGCAGGCTTTGCGTTTGCTGCAAAAGGAAGTAGATCGAGTGTTTGTGGTTGGTTTTTCCATGGGCGGGATTATTGCCATTTACTTGGCTCTACGCTATAAAATTGAAAGATTGGTTTTATTAAGTGCTGCCGCAAAATACATAAATCCAACGCAGTTGCTACATGATATAGGAGACGTCGCCAAAAAAATAGTTGAAGGTAAAGCAGAAGAAAATACGCTGTTTCAAATCTATAGTAACAAACTTCGTGCAACTCCTATTCAAGCTGCTTTAGAATTTGTTCGAGTGGTGAAAATGGTCGAACCTTATTATGAACAAATTACTATCCCAGTATGTTTAGTTCAGGGAAAGAAAGATGGAATTGTTCCTTTTACGACAGCACCCTTCTTATTTGACCATATCCGTTCTACAAACAAACAGCTAATTTTTTCGGAGAGCGGGAAGCACCATATTTGTTATAGCGATGATTGTCAGGAATGGTTTCCACAGGCTCTTACATTTTTAAGGGAAGAAATGTAG